The stretch of DNA GCTGCGTCCGTGCCCGAGCTCCAGTTGGCGTGACTCGGCGGTTGCGGCGGACATTAGTGGATGGGGCCGGGGCGGCATTTGATCGGACTCAAGCGGCAGGCATCAGCAAGCTAGCTGAGCGCAATACGGATCGCGGCGGCGGCGGCCAGCGGTGCCAGCACCAGCGAAACCACCAGTCCGGCGCCCAGCAACAACAGCGCGCCAGTGGGATCGAGATGCTGCGCGGCGGCGGCCACGCTGCCCGCGCCGAACACCAGCACGGGCACGTAAAGCGGCAGTGCCAACAACGCGACAAGTATACCGGAGCGCCGCATTCCGACCGTCAGCGCAGCCACGACCGCGCCGAGCAGGCTCAGCAGCGGCGTGCCCAGCGCCAGCGATGCCAGCAGCACCGGCAGCTGTTCGCGTGGCAGGTACAGCAGCTCGGCCAGGAACGGGGTCGCGATCAGCAGCGGCAGCGCGCTGGTGGCCCAGTGCATGAAGGTGCGCACCGCCACCAGCCAGGCCAGTGGCACCGGGGCGAGCATCCATTGCTCCAGCGAACCGTCCTCGGCGTCGCCGCGGAACAGGGTGTCGAGCGCGAGCAGTCCGGCCAGCAGCACCGCCAGCCACAGCACCGCACCGGCGACCTTGGACAGTGCCTGCTTCTCGCCGCCCAGGCCGAGCGCGAACAGCACCACGACCAGCAGCGCGAACAGCGCCGGTTGCAGCGCGTCGCCGCGACGGCGCCAGAGCAGGCGCATGTCGCGCACAAGCAGGGCGCGGGCGGCGCCAGCGAGGGTGGCGGTCTGGGTGGCGCTCATTGCGTGCCCCCCTTGGCCATCACCAGCATCCGCGTCCGCACTGGCGGCGCGGCGTAGGCGCCGTGGGTGGTGACCAGGGCGGCCCCGCCTTCGCGCAGGTGCGCCTGGACCATGCGATTGACCAGCTCGATGCCTTCCAGGTCAAGGTTGGCGTAGGGCTCGTCGAGCAACCAAAGCGGCGCCGGCGACATCCACAGGCGCGCCAGGGTCAGGCGCTTTTTCTGCCCGGCCGAGAGCTGGCGGGCGAGGGTGTCCTCGTACCCGGCCAGGCCGACGATCGCCAGCGCGTTGCCAGGCAACTGCGCGCGCCGGCGGCCGTGCAGGCCGCAGAGGAAGTCGAGGTTCTCGATCGCGGTCAGGTCCGCCTTCAAGCCGGGCAGGTGGCTGAGGTAGGCGATGGCGCGGGCGCGGCGGGCGGTGCCGGCGGGCTGGCCGTCGAGATCGATGTCGCCCTCGTCGGCCCGCAACAACCCGGCCAGCACCCGCAGCAGGGTGGTCTTGCCGGCGCCATTGTCGCCCTGGACCAGCAGCGCCTCGCCGGCATCGACACTGAAGTCGAGCGGGCCGAACACGGGCTCGTCGTTGCGCGCAAAGCGTAAACCGCGGGCTGCGAGCAGCGGCGGGGCAGGTCGGTCGTCTGGCGTCATCGGCTGGAGGGCTGCGGCCCGGTGGCCGCGTAGCCCCCAGTTTATGCGAGTAGCCGGGGAACGGGCTTGTCCAGGCGTGTCGCGCCCTGATGGCGGCCCCCCGGGGCGGCCCGGAAAATCCCGTCAGAACTGGCTCGGATGGCAGTCAGCCCGCGACCCAGTCGGTGTGTTCCACCGCCGGAACGGTCGGTATGGCGGACGGGCGGGGCATCAGCATCCGCAGCCGGACCGGTTCGCCGGGGTGCCAGGCCAGGACGGCGGCCTGGCCAAATTCGATCGCCAGCCGCAGCAGGTCGGTCTCCTCGATGCCGGCCAGCAGCCAGCCCGGTTCGCGCCACTGGCCGCTCGGGTCCTGTGCCCAGGCCGCGTGGCGGGTCGCGCCGACGGCGTCGAGCTGGGCCACCAGCAAGGCATCGGCGGCCTGGTTGGCCGAGTCCGAACGCGGCTGCGAGGCCGGGTTCCAGGCGGTGATGAAGGCATAGCGCGACGCCGGCCAGTAGGCTTCCAGGTCGCTCGCCGGCAGGCCGACCCGAAGCGGCAGGGCATCGCCGTCGAGCACGACCACGTACTCCGCGGCGGCATAGGCGGTGGCCAGTTCGACGGCATTGACGATCTGCAGCTCGCGCATGGCGCGGAGTGTGATTGCGACCGTGCGGCAGTGCAATCGTGCCCTTCAAGCCCGCCCGTCAAGCGCCGGCCGTCAAGTGCGCTCATACGATGGGGTGATGACCACTCGTCATGACACCCCGTCATGACACCGTGGCGCGCGCATCCTTACACTTGTCCGCCTCGACGGCCCCGGCCTCCAAGTACCCCTTGAGATGACCCTGCAAACCAAACTGCCCAAGGTCGGCACCACCATTTTCACCGTGATGTCGCAGCTCGCGGTTGAGCACAAGGCCGTGAACCTCGGCCAGGGCTTCCCCGACTTCGCCGTGCCCGATCGCCTGATCCAGGCGCTGGACCGCGCCATGCGCGATGGCCACAACCAGTACGCGCCGATGACCGGCATCCCGGCGCTGCGCCAGGCGATCGCGGCCAAGACCGAGCGCTGCTACGGCTACCGCCCCGATGCCGACGCCGAGGTCACCGTGGCCTCGGGCGCCAGCGAGGCGATCTTCGATGCGATCGCCGCCGTGGTCCGGCCGGGCGATGAAGTGATCGTGCTCGACCCCTGCTACGACTGCTACGAGCCGGCGATCGACCTGGCCGGCGGCCGCGCGGTGCACGTGCCGCTCGACCCGGCGACCTTCGCTCCGGACTGGAGCCTGGTGCGCGCCGCGATTACTCAGAAGACGCGGCTGCTGATGGTCAACTCGCCGCACAACCCGTCCGGCGCGATGTTCGACGCCGACGACATCGAGCAGCTGACCGCGTTGCTGCGCGGCACCGACATCCTGCTGCTGTCGGACGAGGTCTATGAACACATCGTGTTCGATGGCCGCATCCACGAGTCGGTGCTGCGTCATCCGGAGCTGCGCGAACGCGCCTTCGTCGTGTCGAGCTTCGGCAAGACCTACCACTGCACCGGCTGGAAGGTCGGCTACTGCATCGCGCCGCCGGCGCTGTCGGCCGAGTTGCGCAAGGTGCACCAGTACAACACCTTCTGCACGTTCGCCCCGGCGCAGTGGGCGTTCGCCGAAATGATCGAAGCCGAGCCCGAGCACTACGAGCAGCTCGGCGCGTTCTACCAGGCCAAGCGCGACCGTTTCCGCGAGCAGCTGCTGACCACGCGCCTGAAGCCGTTGCCGGTGCCGGGCGGGTACTTCCAGCTGGTCGACTATTCGGCGGTGAGCGACCTTGACGATGCCGCGTTCTGCCGCTGGCTGACGATCGAGAAGGGCGTCGCCGCGATCCCGCTTTCGCCGTTCTACGAAACGCCTCCGCAGGGACAGCGCCTGGCGCGCCTGTGCTTCGCCAAGAACGAGGCAACACTGGACGCCGCCATCGAGAGGCTGCAGAAGCTATGACGTCCGACACCGTTCCTTCAGCGCCGATGACCAACCTGCGCGTCTCGCTGGTCCAGGGCGAGACCCGCTGGCACGATCCGGCCGGCAACCGCGAGTACTACGGCCGCCTGATCGCGCCGCTGCACGGCACGACCGACCTGGTGATCCTGCCGGAGACCTTCACCAGCGGCTTCTCCAACGATGCGATCGGCAACGCCGAAGGCATGGACGGCCCGACCGTGGCCTGGATCGGCGAACAGGCGCGCAAGCTCGACGCGGCGGTGATGGGCAGCGTGCAGCTGCGCACCGACGAGGGCGTCTTCAATCGTCTGCTGTTTGCCACCCCCGACGGTGCACTGCACACCTACGACAAGCGTCATCTGTTCCGCTATGCCCGCGAGCACGAGCGTTATGCCGCCGGTCGCGACAGGCTGGTGCTGGAGTGGCGCGGCTGGCGGATCTGTCCGCTGGTCTGCTACGACCTGCGCTTCCCGGTGTTCTCGCGCAACCGTTTCGACGTCGAGCGTCCAGGCCAGCTCGACTACGACCTGCTGGTCTTCGTCGCCAACTGGCCGTCGGCGCGCAGCTACCCGTGGAAGACGCTGCTGCGTGCGCGCGCGATCGAGAACCTGAGCTTCGTCGCCGCGGTCAATCGCGTCGGCACCGACGGCAACGGCCTGCACTACGCCGGCGACAGCGCGGTGATCGACTTCGTCGGTCACCCCGTCAGCGAATGCGCCGACGAGGAAGTCGTGGTCACCACGACTTTGCTCGCCGCTGAACTTTCGGCACACCGGGAGCGCTTCCCGGCCATGCTCGACGGCGATGCCTTCGAGCTGAGATAAAAGGGCACCGGCGCGCGCGGTCACGCGCGCCGACGAATGACGAATCCACGGGCACGCGCATGCAGACTTGCATGAACCGCGCCGATACGCATGCCTGCAGCTGATTATTGACATCGCTGAACTGTGCACGCGTTCGCGATTGACGGCAGCTTGTCGCCTGTTCAGGCCATCTACCGTTAACGTTGGTTATGACATTGATAACGCTCCATCAACAACGCTGACTGGCCACCACCGCGCGCCCCGCGCAAAACAAAACAAAAAACGTTCCATTCGGGCTGCAGCGACTTCCCCCGGTCCTGCATGCATTCCCGTGCGCCGCTGCGCGCATGGACTTTGAAGGAGACATGTCATGGTTACCCGCACCTTCCGCAACGCCGGCCTTGTGGTCGCACTCAGCGCCGTCACCCTTGCCGGTTGCTCCAGCTACATCAAGCGCGACGAATTCGACAGCACCATCGCCGACCTTCGCGCCACTGACCAGAAGCTGCAGGGGCAGATCGATTCGCTCTCGCAGAAGCACGATGCCCTGGTCACCCAGCTCGCAGGACGCGTGCGTGTGGAAACCGGAGCGCACTTCGCCACCGGCGATGCGACGCTCAGCGACCAGGACAAGCCGTTGCTCGACGATTTCGCCCGCGTGGTCAAGGAAAGCCACTCCGACGCGCTGATCACCGTCGAAGGCTTCACCGACCCGGCCGGCTCCGCGCCTGCGAACCGTCGCCTTGGCCTGCAGCGTGCGCAGTCCGTGCGCGACTACCTGGTCAGCTCCGGCCTGGGCGCCGAGCAGGTTCGCGCAGTCAGCTACGGCGAAGACCAGAACCGCCAGGTGCGTGCAGGCGCCGTCGGCGAGTCCGGTCGCGACAACCGCCGTGTCTCGCTGGTGGTCGACTACGCCGGTGTGGGCCAGCAGAACGCCGCACCCGCGCCGGAGACCAGCGGCGGCTGAGTCAGCGATGCGAACAGCCCCTCTCCCTGCGATCAGGGAGAGGGGTGTACTACACTGGCCAGGCCGCGTGATCGCGGCGAATTTCGATCGACAAGGACGCCGGCGCGACGCGCCCGCAGTCACCGGACCTGCCGTGCCGGCTCCGTAATCAGGGAGTCCAGGCCATGTCATCCCCACGCCTTGAAGAGTTCCTTCAT from Lysobacter arenosi encodes:
- a CDS encoding amidohydrolase; the encoded protein is MTNLRVSLVQGETRWHDPAGNREYYGRLIAPLHGTTDLVILPETFTSGFSNDAIGNAEGMDGPTVAWIGEQARKLDAAVMGSVQLRTDEGVFNRLLFATPDGALHTYDKRHLFRYAREHERYAAGRDRLVLEWRGWRICPLVCYDLRFPVFSRNRFDVERPGQLDYDLLVFVANWPSARSYPWKTLLRARAIENLSFVAAVNRVGTDGNGLHYAGDSAVIDFVGHPVSECADEEVVVTTTLLAAELSAHRERFPAMLDGDAFELR
- a CDS encoding OmpA family protein codes for the protein MVTRTFRNAGLVVALSAVTLAGCSSYIKRDEFDSTIADLRATDQKLQGQIDSLSQKHDALVTQLAGRVRVETGAHFATGDATLSDQDKPLLDDFARVVKESHSDALITVEGFTDPAGSAPANRRLGLQRAQSVRDYLVSSGLGAEQVRAVSYGEDQNRQVRAGAVGESGRDNRRVSLVVDYAGVGQQNAAPAPETSGG
- the ccmA gene encoding heme ABC exporter ATP-binding protein CcmA, which encodes MTPDDRPAPPLLAARGLRFARNDEPVFGPLDFSVDAGEALLVQGDNGAGKTTLLRVLAGLLRADEGDIDLDGQPAGTARRARAIAYLSHLPGLKADLTAIENLDFLCGLHGRRRAQLPGNALAIVGLAGYEDTLARQLSAGQKKRLTLARLWMSPAPLWLLDEPYANLDLEGIELVNRMVQAHLREGGAALVTTHGAYAAPPVRTRMLVMAKGGTQ
- a CDS encoding pyridoxal phosphate-dependent aminotransferase, which encodes MTLQTKLPKVGTTIFTVMSQLAVEHKAVNLGQGFPDFAVPDRLIQALDRAMRDGHNQYAPMTGIPALRQAIAAKTERCYGYRPDADAEVTVASGASEAIFDAIAAVVRPGDEVIVLDPCYDCYEPAIDLAGGRAVHVPLDPATFAPDWSLVRAAITQKTRLLMVNSPHNPSGAMFDADDIEQLTALLRGTDILLLSDEVYEHIVFDGRIHESVLRHPELRERAFVVSSFGKTYHCTGWKVGYCIAPPALSAELRKVHQYNTFCTFAPAQWAFAEMIEAEPEHYEQLGAFYQAKRDRFREQLLTTRLKPLPVPGGYFQLVDYSAVSDLDDAAFCRWLTIEKGVAAIPLSPFYETPPQGQRLARLCFAKNEATLDAAIERLQKL
- the ccmB gene encoding heme exporter protein CcmB, coding for MSATQTATLAGAARALLVRDMRLLWRRRGDALQPALFALLVVVLFALGLGGEKQALSKVAGAVLWLAVLLAGLLALDTLFRGDAEDGSLEQWMLAPVPLAWLVAVRTFMHWATSALPLLIATPFLAELLYLPREQLPVLLASLALGTPLLSLLGAVVAALTVGMRRSGILVALLALPLYVPVLVFGAGSVAAAAQHLDPTGALLLLGAGLVVSLVLAPLAAAAAIRIALS
- a CDS encoding DUF3293 domain-containing protein; this translates as MRELQIVNAVELATAYAAAEYVVVLDGDALPLRVGLPASDLEAYWPASRYAFITAWNPASQPRSDSANQAADALLVAQLDAVGATRHAAWAQDPSGQWREPGWLLAGIEETDLLRLAIEFGQAAVLAWHPGEPVRLRMLMPRPSAIPTVPAVEHTDWVAG